A window of the Listeria swaminathanii genome harbors these coding sequences:
- a CDS encoding D-alanine--D-alanine ligase, with translation MKTKLILLYGGKSAEHEVSLQTAFSVINALDLEKFEAEPIYITNEGEWIQGPLLTGKLDFVEQLRFTATDTVKLATSESEKSEGEAISPAVLEADGQETVVFPLLHGPNGEDGTVQGLFEVLNIPYVGNGVLASSAAMDKIVMKKIFADAGIPQVPAVAVRLIDWKNYQAEMVAEMEEVLTYPVFVKPANLGSSVGISKATNKKELAEAMTEAFLYDRRVVVEQGVVAREVEMGVLGNDTPVCSVPGEILPEGAVATFYDYKAKYQDNNTALIIPTEVEPEILEQMKEYAVQAFLGLDASGLVRADFFLTADNQLFLNEVNTMPGFTPYSMYPLLWQETGLPYGALIERLVDLAKERHAAKNALKYKLED, from the coding sequence ATGAAAACCAAGTTAATTTTATTATACGGCGGAAAATCTGCTGAGCACGAAGTTTCCTTACAAACTGCATTTTCAGTTATTAACGCTTTGGATTTAGAAAAATTCGAAGCCGAACCAATATATATTACAAATGAAGGCGAGTGGATTCAAGGACCACTGCTTACTGGCAAATTAGATTTTGTCGAGCAATTACGTTTTACAGCAACAGATACAGTGAAACTTGCTACGTCTGAATCAGAAAAATCAGAAGGTGAAGCGATCAGCCCAGCAGTGTTAGAAGCTGATGGACAAGAAACAGTCGTATTCCCACTTCTACATGGTCCAAACGGGGAAGATGGCACTGTTCAAGGATTATTCGAAGTGTTAAACATTCCTTACGTTGGTAATGGAGTTTTAGCATCATCGGCTGCAATGGACAAAATTGTCATGAAGAAAATTTTCGCAGACGCTGGTATTCCACAAGTTCCGGCCGTTGCGGTACGTTTGATTGATTGGAAAAACTACCAAGCAGAAATGGTTGCTGAGATGGAAGAAGTACTTACATATCCGGTCTTCGTAAAACCAGCGAATCTTGGTTCAAGTGTTGGTATTAGTAAAGCAACGAACAAAAAAGAATTAGCAGAAGCGATGACAGAAGCATTTTTATATGACCGTCGCGTGGTTGTAGAGCAAGGCGTGGTCGCTCGTGAAGTTGAAATGGGTGTACTTGGAAACGATACGCCGGTTTGCTCTGTTCCTGGTGAAATTTTGCCAGAAGGTGCGGTTGCTACTTTTTATGATTATAAAGCGAAATATCAAGACAACAATACAGCGTTAATTATTCCGACTGAAGTAGAGCCAGAAATCTTGGAGCAAATGAAAGAATATGCGGTCCAAGCGTTCTTAGGACTTGATGCAAGCGGGCTAGTACGAGCGGACTTTTTCTTAACGGCTGATAATCAGCTATTCTTAAATGAAGTTAATACCATGCCAGGTTTTACGCCATATAGCATGTATCCACTTCTTTGGCAGGAAACGGGCTTACCGTACGGAGCGCTGATTGAACGACTAGTTGATTTGGCAAAAGAACGCCATGCAGCTAAAAATGCACTTAAATATAAATTAGAAGACTAA
- the sugE2 gene encoding quaternary ammonium compound efflux SMR transporter SugE2, whose product MDWIFLLVAGLCEMVFVVMLKLSDGFKRLGFAILTIIFMSASFFLLSLALKTIPIGTGYAIWTGIGAVGSVTLGMVVFKERKSVGKLLFITMIIAGVVGLKLTSGV is encoded by the coding sequence ATGGATTGGATATTTTTACTTGTAGCAGGTCTATGTGAAATGGTCTTTGTTGTGATGCTGAAACTTTCAGATGGCTTTAAACGACTAGGCTTTGCGATACTCACGATTATCTTCATGTCAGCGAGCTTCTTTTTACTATCGCTTGCGCTTAAAACGATTCCGATCGGTACAGGTTACGCGATTTGGACGGGAATTGGTGCAGTTGGTAGTGTGACGCTTGGAATGGTCGTTTTTAAAGAACGGAAGAGTGTTGGTAAATTGCTGTTTATTACGATGATTATTGCCGGTGTGGTTGGCTTGAAATTAACATCTGGCGTTTAA
- a CDS encoding UDP-N-acetylmuramoyl-tripeptide--D-alanyl-D-alanine ligase has translation MKKTVGEVVAMLDSSIHVDAFRDVVITGICFDTRQIKSGDLFVPFVGDLRDGHEFVSQAREMGAVATFWQKDVPNPPTDFPVILVEDTLLALQELAAKYIQQVKPKVIAITGSNGKTTTKDIMAAIVETTYKVHYTGGNFNNHIGLPYTILTMPEDTEVAVLEMGMNHRHEIEVLSKIAKPDIAIITNIGEAHIEYLGSREEIAKAKLEITAGLNPSGILIYPHEETLLLGNIDGDFRQLTFGKSEAAEIYPLEIRAEAEGTSFITNWEPELEIFVPIIGEHNVFNTMAAMLAAREIGIEGEKIQSALKNMERSKSRLEWITTNSGARILNDAYNSSPTALKTVLKTFMHMDSNGKPKYLVLADMLELGDLSTKLHQESAEVLENDTIEKVFLYGEAMKAFGEVAEAKIGQGKVQHFDTKESLEMALLSEINGNEWILVKGSYGMGLKDVVENLIIK, from the coding sequence TTGAAAAAAACAGTAGGCGAAGTAGTAGCAATGTTAGATAGTTCCATCCATGTAGATGCATTTCGCGATGTCGTCATTACTGGCATTTGTTTTGATACAAGGCAAATAAAGTCAGGGGATTTATTTGTTCCGTTTGTAGGTGATTTGCGCGATGGACACGAATTCGTAAGTCAAGCACGCGAAATGGGAGCAGTAGCGACCTTTTGGCAAAAAGATGTGCCAAATCCACCAACGGATTTCCCAGTTATTTTAGTAGAAGATACGCTGCTTGCGCTTCAAGAGTTAGCGGCGAAATATATCCAACAAGTAAAACCGAAAGTGATTGCAATCACTGGAAGTAATGGTAAAACGACAACCAAAGATATTATGGCAGCAATTGTCGAAACAACTTATAAAGTGCATTATACTGGTGGGAATTTTAATAATCATATTGGCTTACCATATACGATTTTAACGATGCCAGAAGATACCGAAGTGGCTGTGCTTGAAATGGGCATGAACCATCGTCACGAAATCGAAGTACTTTCTAAAATTGCTAAACCGGACATCGCGATTATTACGAATATCGGCGAGGCACATATTGAATACCTTGGTTCACGCGAAGAAATCGCCAAAGCCAAACTGGAAATTACGGCTGGTTTAAATCCGAGTGGGATCTTAATTTATCCGCACGAAGAAACTTTATTATTAGGCAATATTGATGGGGATTTCAGACAGCTTACTTTTGGCAAATCGGAAGCAGCAGAAATTTATCCACTAGAAATTCGTGCCGAAGCGGAAGGTACTTCTTTTATAACGAACTGGGAGCCAGAACTCGAAATTTTTGTTCCGATTATCGGCGAACACAACGTTTTCAATACAATGGCGGCAATGCTTGCGGCGCGCGAAATTGGTATTGAAGGCGAAAAAATTCAATCTGCGCTTAAAAATATGGAACGTTCTAAAAGTCGTTTAGAGTGGATTACAACGAATAGTGGCGCGCGAATTTTAAATGATGCGTATAACTCCAGTCCGACGGCGCTAAAAACCGTTTTAAAAACATTTATGCATATGGATTCGAATGGCAAGCCAAAATATTTGGTACTTGCAGATATGCTTGAATTAGGGGATTTATCGACAAAATTACATCAAGAATCTGCCGAAGTGTTAGAAAATGACACGATTGAGAAGGTTTTCTTATATGGCGAGGCAATGAAAGCTTTTGGAGAGGTAGCAGAAGCTAAAATTGGTCAGGGAAAAGTTCAACATTTTGACACAAAGGAATCGCTTGAGATGGCGCTTCTTTCGGAAATAAATGGAAATGAGTGGATACTGGTCAAAGGTTCTTACGGAATGGGCTTGAAAGATGTAGTAGAAAATCTTATTATTAAGTGA
- a CDS encoding TetR/AcrR family transcriptional regulator, with amino-acid sequence MTKKRVKEAALTLFAEKGYDGTALSEIAKAVGIKTPSLYAHFPSKEALFLEIYQDSIQMELTELGRAAEREDLIGKEKLQAIFFVATDFSSNPDEKKFFQRAVFYPPKSLFQELKEETKTYEQLTNGILRETLGEMVSEEVQLRWMHVFYALLDGLSVEHGIYDGTEFELRRKSAWEVLASLFE; translated from the coding sequence GTGACTAAGAAACGAGTGAAAGAAGCGGCATTAACGCTTTTTGCGGAGAAAGGCTATGATGGAACAGCGCTATCGGAAATTGCGAAAGCTGTTGGAATTAAGACGCCATCTTTATATGCTCATTTTCCGTCAAAAGAGGCCCTTTTTTTAGAAATTTATCAAGATAGCATCCAAATGGAATTAACAGAATTAGGACGAGCGGCGGAGCGAGAAGATTTAATTGGGAAAGAGAAACTGCAAGCTATTTTCTTTGTAGCAACAGATTTTTCGAGTAATCCTGATGAGAAAAAATTTTTTCAACGCGCAGTCTTTTACCCACCTAAGTCACTTTTTCAAGAATTAAAGGAAGAGACGAAGACATATGAACAATTGACGAATGGCATACTACGAGAAACTTTGGGGGAAATGGTGTCGGAAGAGGTTCAGCTAAGGTGGATGCATGTTTTTTATGCGCTGCTTGATGGGCTTAGTGTTGAGCACGGAATCTATGATGGAACGGAATTTGAACTACGTAGAAAGTCCGCTTGGGAAGTTCTCGCAAGTTTATTCGAATGA
- a CDS encoding amino acid ABC transporter ATP-binding protein: MTKLKVTGLKKSFGANEVLKGIDIEVKEGEVVCVIGPSGSGKSTFLRCMNNLEEITAGDVVVDDVKITDKKVDINKVRENIGMVFQHFNLFPHLSVLENITLAPVELKKMDKEAAKSNALRLLEQVGLLEKAEEFPNQLSGGQKQRVAIARALAMDPDIMLFDEPTSALDPEMVGEVLGVMKNLAKDGMTMIIVTHEMGFAREVGDRVIFMDGGYIVEEGKPAEIFDNPTHERTISFLDKVL; the protein is encoded by the coding sequence ATGACTAAACTTAAAGTAACAGGCCTTAAAAAAAGTTTTGGTGCTAATGAAGTGCTGAAAGGCATTGATATAGAAGTAAAAGAAGGCGAAGTAGTTTGTGTAATCGGACCTTCTGGCTCTGGTAAAAGTACTTTCCTTCGTTGTATGAATAACTTGGAAGAGATTACAGCGGGAGACGTTGTTGTCGATGATGTTAAAATTACCGATAAAAAAGTCGATATTAACAAAGTTCGCGAAAATATTGGTATGGTATTCCAACATTTTAATCTTTTTCCACATTTGTCTGTTTTAGAAAATATCACACTTGCTCCAGTTGAACTGAAAAAAATGGATAAAGAAGCTGCGAAAAGTAATGCTTTGCGTTTATTAGAACAAGTAGGATTACTAGAAAAAGCAGAAGAATTTCCTAATCAACTGTCTGGTGGACAAAAACAACGGGTGGCGATTGCAAGGGCGCTTGCGATGGATCCGGACATTATGTTGTTCGATGAGCCTACTTCCGCACTCGATCCGGAGATGGTCGGCGAAGTTCTAGGCGTTATGAAAAACTTAGCGAAAGATGGCATGACAATGATTATTGTTACCCACGAAATGGGATTTGCTCGCGAAGTTGGCGACCGCGTAATCTTTATGGATGGTGGCTATATCGTTGAAGAAGGCAAGCCCGCTGAAATTTTCGATAACCCAACACACGAAAGAACAATCAGTTTCTTAGATAAAGTTTTATAA
- a CDS encoding LacI family DNA-binding transcriptional regulator, which produces MKKVTMQDIADRLNITKNSVSQALGNKNGVSEQTKLAVFKMADELGYKYKREIAREVVKEKFALLATSFALSQRSFFGEIIDNMKQSIIAHQAELIIFPVTDEEASANQLPEQLTKENWTGIFLLSHINTDYSKKVIDLGMPVILIDHHDPHLKADAVISQNKDGAFMAVEFLIQNNHQKIGFLGDITFSPSYEERLEGYKKALHYYQIPFNEKYAITRIKEEQTTLYKTLDELDELPTAWFCVNSGLGFILNTYLQSKGYNIPKDLSIICFDNTEFTVLSNPQLTTMCTNLGYMGEKAVELMYNRIKKPDDGFVHLALATNLIARDSVGKNKKTDSASES; this is translated from the coding sequence ATGAAGAAAGTTACGATGCAGGATATTGCTGACAGGCTAAATATAACAAAAAATTCAGTCTCACAAGCTCTAGGCAATAAAAACGGGGTTAGCGAACAAACTAAATTAGCTGTTTTCAAAATGGCTGATGAATTAGGTTATAAATATAAAAGAGAAATTGCGCGTGAAGTTGTCAAAGAAAAATTTGCACTTTTAGCAACCTCATTTGCCCTTTCTCAGCGCAGTTTTTTTGGCGAAATTATTGATAACATGAAACAAAGCATCATTGCCCACCAAGCAGAACTCATTATTTTTCCGGTTACGGATGAGGAAGCTAGTGCGAATCAATTACCAGAGCAACTCACAAAAGAAAATTGGACAGGAATTTTCTTACTTTCTCATATTAATACAGATTACAGTAAGAAAGTCATTGATCTAGGCATGCCGGTTATTCTTATCGACCATCACGACCCGCATTTGAAAGCTGACGCGGTCATTAGCCAAAACAAAGACGGCGCATTTATGGCAGTAGAATTTTTAATCCAAAACAACCATCAAAAAATCGGTTTTCTTGGTGATATTACATTTTCTCCTAGTTACGAAGAACGACTTGAAGGTTACAAAAAAGCACTTCACTATTATCAAATTCCTTTCAATGAAAAATATGCCATTACACGCATTAAAGAAGAGCAAACAACACTATATAAGACACTGGATGAACTAGACGAACTTCCTACTGCTTGGTTTTGCGTCAATTCTGGTCTTGGATTTATTTTAAATACTTATTTACAGTCAAAAGGATATAATATCCCGAAAGACTTATCGATTATTTGCTTTGATAACACTGAATTTACTGTACTTAGCAATCCGCAACTTACAACTATGTGCACCAATCTTGGGTACATGGGGGAAAAAGCTGTTGAACTTATGTATAATCGCATCAAAAAACCAGATGACGGCTTTGTTCATCTGGCGCTAGCTACCAATTTAATTGCCCGCGATTCTGTTGGCAAAAACAAAAAAACCGATTCAGCGAGTGAAAGCTGA
- a CDS encoding amidase family protein, whose product MKRHIIITSIAVCTALSIGGGYLLFANQQATAPEEKTTTVTENIPEQKEPTKPKTDLKIGSNKDNFHLEKNFGDKKLKVERITGRVSQSSLKKRTVIKMKPKDTTTEEKPVTKPKKQTVTPVKPVPSEPEPEEDTPAKISPFYDKERVMTPINNQFATLDLATLEAKEALVVGADVTKLQQLIATKQLSYKELAGIYLNRIKKYDQNGLTLNAVTEINPTIIAEAEQLDKEAATNKSALYGMPVLLKDNIGTKEIPTSAGTVALKNWVVGQDAAIVEKLKASGALILGKTNMSEWAAGMDDEIPNGYSGKKGQGKNPYSLDLDPSGSSSGSATAATSDFAAITIGTETNGSIITPASAQSAVGYKPTQGLVNNAGIIPLSSRFDTPGPLTKTVTDAYLTTNILTNTVNQQPLSTDALKGKRIGLLADGESNEETAVIKKIKKDLEKAGATIVNGIAIGEFEQVDVDFSRLLNADFKYDLNQFLQTNHAPMTSLESIITFNQTDPARNMKYGQSELVKAQQSTTTRQQANSLASNLIGTAQKELDSVLQKDRLDAVVTIGMGGSILFLAPIAGNPELTIPAGYDPETNQPISLTFITARNSDTALLNMGYAYEQQSKNRKSPNLK is encoded by the coding sequence ATGAAAAGACATATAATAATAACAAGCATTGCAGTTTGCACAGCCCTAAGCATTGGCGGCGGTTATCTTTTATTTGCTAATCAGCAAGCCACTGCACCTGAAGAAAAAACGACCACAGTAACAGAAAATATTCCCGAACAAAAAGAACCAACAAAACCAAAAACCGACTTAAAAATCGGATCCAATAAAGATAATTTTCATTTAGAAAAGAACTTTGGCGATAAAAAACTAAAAGTCGAGCGCATCACAGGTCGAGTTTCCCAAAGCTCGCTCAAAAAAAGAACAGTTATTAAAATGAAACCAAAAGATACTACAACCGAAGAAAAGCCAGTAACTAAACCCAAAAAACAAACCGTTACACCTGTTAAACCAGTCCCAAGTGAACCTGAACCAGAAGAAGATACACCCGCTAAAATTAGTCCATTTTACGATAAAGAGCGCGTGATGACACCGATTAATAATCAATTTGCAACTTTAGATTTAGCGACACTCGAAGCAAAAGAAGCACTTGTAGTCGGTGCGGATGTAACTAAACTTCAACAGCTAATTGCGACCAAACAACTTAGCTACAAAGAATTAGCTGGCATTTATTTAAACCGAATTAAAAAATATGACCAAAATGGCCTAACCTTAAATGCTGTGACTGAAATTAATCCAACTATTATTGCCGAAGCAGAGCAACTGGATAAAGAAGCTGCTACTAATAAATCAGCTTTGTACGGCATGCCTGTTCTTTTAAAAGATAATATCGGCACAAAGGAAATCCCAACTAGCGCTGGAACCGTGGCGCTGAAAAATTGGGTCGTTGGACAAGATGCTGCGATTGTCGAAAAACTAAAGGCAAGTGGCGCCTTAATTCTCGGAAAAACAAATATGTCCGAATGGGCGGCTGGAATGGATGATGAAATACCAAATGGCTACTCAGGAAAAAAAGGACAAGGTAAAAACCCTTACTCGTTAGATTTAGATCCATCAGGTTCTAGCTCAGGTTCAGCAACTGCGGCAACAAGCGACTTCGCGGCAATTACCATTGGGACCGAAACAAATGGCTCCATTATTACCCCGGCTTCTGCTCAATCAGCTGTTGGCTATAAACCCACACAAGGTTTAGTAAATAACGCCGGTATTATCCCGCTATCTAGCAGATTTGATACACCAGGACCACTAACAAAAACCGTTACAGATGCCTATCTAACAACGAACATTTTAACAAATACAGTAAATCAGCAACCTCTTTCAACAGACGCTCTCAAAGGAAAACGAATCGGCCTTTTAGCTGATGGAGAAAGCAATGAAGAAACTGCTGTAATTAAAAAAATTAAAAAAGATTTAGAAAAAGCTGGCGCGACTATCGTTAACGGCATTGCAATCGGAGAATTCGAGCAAGTAGATGTAGATTTTTCACGATTACTAAATGCTGATTTCAAATACGATCTTAATCAATTTTTACAAACGAATCATGCACCGATGACGTCTCTAGAATCTATCATTACGTTTAATCAAACAGATCCCGCGAGAAACATGAAATACGGACAATCCGAACTGGTTAAGGCACAGCAAAGCACAACGACGAGACAACAAGCAAATAGTTTAGCAAGCAACTTAATTGGCACTGCGCAAAAAGAACTCGACTCAGTGCTTCAAAAAGATAGACTTGATGCAGTTGTTACAATTGGTATGGGTGGCTCTATCTTGTTCCTTGCACCAATTGCCGGAAATCCAGAACTAACAATTCCAGCTGGCTACGATCCAGAGACAAATCAACCAATTAGCCTGACTTTCATTACTGCAAGAAATAGTGACACAGCCTTATTAAATATGGGCTATGCTTACGAACAACAATCTAAAAATCGAAAAAGCCCTAACTTAAAATAA
- a CDS encoding ABC transporter substrate-binding protein yields MKIRKIAIAALSVVVAGSLLTACGGGSGKSGDDNGKTKVTFWAAPNPTQVKYWDEMAKAYEKENPDVTIEVSQMKESPSSEATIQSAIASKTAPTISENINRSFAAQLADSKAIVPLNDVKGLDDVVKERNMSETMDSWKFSDGNQYVLPVYSNPILFAWRLDTLKELGYDAPPKTYSEALEVGKKLKAKYPDKVLWAKGDLSDPTAWMRWFDFFPLYDAASKGNAFVEDGKLVADDKAGTELLTFMSELQKNKLLLSSKATDPFETGTSIMADNGPWTFPNWDEKFPELKYNENYAITAPLVPDSMASEENVATYADSKGVVMYAQATDKEKEAAMDFLKFVYSDDKNDLKFLETTNLIPARDDATENETFTAFFKENPELEVYAANVPYSIPAMDDAKYNDIQQIIGEEAWNPIVRGEKKPAKAWSDMKKAEDGVLQE; encoded by the coding sequence ATGAAGATTAGAAAAATTGCTATTGCAGCTCTTAGTGTTGTAGTTGCTGGATCATTACTAACTGCTTGTGGTGGTGGAAGTGGCAAGAGTGGCGACGATAACGGCAAAACAAAAGTAACATTTTGGGCAGCTCCAAATCCAACCCAAGTAAAATATTGGGATGAAATGGCGAAAGCTTACGAAAAAGAAAATCCAGATGTAACGATTGAAGTTTCCCAAATGAAAGAAAGTCCGTCATCAGAAGCGACTATCCAATCAGCTATTGCCTCTAAAACGGCACCAACAATATCTGAAAATATCAATCGTAGTTTTGCTGCACAATTAGCAGACAGTAAAGCTATCGTACCTTTGAATGATGTAAAAGGACTTGACGATGTTGTAAAAGAACGCAATATGAGTGAAACGATGGATTCTTGGAAATTCTCGGACGGTAATCAGTATGTGTTGCCAGTTTACTCCAATCCAATTCTGTTTGCTTGGCGTTTAGATACATTAAAAGAACTTGGCTATGACGCACCGCCAAAAACATATAGCGAAGCACTAGAAGTTGGTAAAAAATTAAAAGCGAAATATCCTGATAAAGTTCTTTGGGCAAAAGGTGATTTATCCGATCCAACAGCTTGGATGCGTTGGTTTGACTTCTTCCCACTATATGATGCTGCTTCGAAAGGAAACGCATTCGTAGAAGATGGCAAATTAGTAGCTGATGATAAAGCGGGAACAGAATTATTAACATTTATGTCTGAACTGCAAAAAAATAAATTACTTCTTTCAAGTAAAGCAACGGATCCATTTGAAACAGGAACAAGTATCATGGCAGATAATGGCCCTTGGACTTTCCCGAACTGGGACGAAAAATTCCCTGAACTTAAATATAACGAAAACTATGCAATAACAGCGCCACTAGTACCAGATAGCATGGCGAGTGAAGAAAATGTTGCTACATACGCTGATTCGAAAGGCGTTGTAATGTATGCACAAGCGACAGATAAAGAAAAAGAAGCAGCAATGGATTTCTTGAAATTTGTTTATAGTGATGACAAAAATGACTTGAAATTCTTAGAAACAACTAACTTAATTCCTGCACGCGATGATGCAACAGAAAACGAAACTTTCACAGCATTCTTTAAAGAAAACCCAGAACTTGAAGTTTATGCAGCTAATGTACCATATAGTATTCCTGCGATGGATGATGCAAAATACAATGATATTCAACAAATTATTGGTGAAGAAGCATGGAATCCGATTGTACGCGGGGAGAAAAAACCTGCTAAAGCTTGGTCAGATATGAAGAAAGCTGAGGACGGGGTGCTTCAAGAATGA
- a CDS encoding Lmo0850 family protein — MDNNQKDLNQVIRQLKEKGIVVEKTKSRKDIWKAVSSKAMPNMTLRLQ; from the coding sequence TTGGATAATAATCAGAAAGACTTGAATCAAGTAATCCGTCAGCTCAAAGAAAAAGGAATAGTTGTAGAAAAAACAAAATCACGAAAAGATATTTGGAAAGCGGTCAGTAGTAAAGCGATGCCAAATATGACACTTCGATTGCAGTAA
- a CDS encoding DMT family transporter has product MAWIYLIMAGLSEIVWAFGLKESHGFTMLGWSLLTVAFLIVSFALFSVAMKSIPIGTAYAVFTGIGAAGTAIIGMVFLSEGVSFWKIVSLVVLLIGIIGLKLVDDNEPEKEAK; this is encoded by the coding sequence TTGGCTTGGATATATTTAATTATGGCAGGGTTATCAGAAATTGTTTGGGCTTTTGGACTGAAAGAATCACATGGTTTTACGATGCTCGGGTGGAGCCTTTTAACGGTAGCATTTTTAATTGTTAGTTTCGCTTTGTTCTCGGTTGCGATGAAGTCCATTCCGATTGGGACAGCTTATGCGGTCTTTACCGGTATTGGGGCAGCTGGGACGGCGATTATTGGGATGGTTTTCCTTTCAGAAGGCGTTTCTTTTTGGAAAATTGTATCATTGGTCGTTTTACTAATAGGGATTATTGGTTTGAAATTAGTGGATGACAATGAGCCTGAAAAGGAGGCTAAATAA
- a CDS encoding carbohydrate ABC transporter permease encodes MKRRNNKLGWSFTSPYLIFTAIFFLVPLVWSIWLSVTDWNMMSPDINFVGFDNFIKAFTSPAVQAAFFVTYKFLIVFVPMALIISMIVAVLVNGLPKFKGLYLVAFFLPYLSSGVVTSLIVQGLLSYNSALNVFLRGHFGWDIDWLGTPMSALFIISLMIAWKMSGYYALILISGLASINHEIYEAAAMDGSGRFRTFWKVTVPMLYPALFTVIVLAVGVSFGIFTEVYQLTGGGPNFATNTWQMEIFNQAFVNLNSGYASAISLMAATVTFASIGVIKKMLEKWGQRNGWT; translated from the coding sequence ATGAAGCGGCGAAACAACAAATTGGGCTGGTCATTTACCAGCCCGTATCTCATATTCACAGCGATATTTTTCCTAGTACCGCTTGTTTGGTCGATTTGGTTATCTGTAACTGATTGGAACATGATGAGTCCAGATATCAATTTTGTTGGCTTTGATAATTTTATTAAAGCGTTCACTAGTCCAGCAGTTCAAGCAGCCTTTTTTGTTACTTATAAATTTTTAATTGTTTTTGTTCCTATGGCGTTAATTATTTCGATGATTGTCGCGGTATTAGTGAACGGGTTGCCGAAATTTAAAGGACTTTATTTGGTGGCGTTTTTCCTACCGTATTTGTCTTCAGGCGTTGTAACTTCACTCATTGTGCAAGGGTTACTTTCGTACAATAGTGCGCTAAATGTGTTTCTACGCGGACATTTTGGTTGGGATATTGATTGGCTTGGTACACCGATGTCGGCGCTCTTTATTATCTCGCTAATGATTGCTTGGAAAATGTCTGGCTATTATGCGCTTATTTTAATTTCTGGGCTTGCGAGCATTAACCATGAAATTTATGAAGCGGCAGCAATGGATGGTTCTGGTCGATTTAGAACGTTTTGGAAAGTTACCGTTCCGATGCTTTACCCAGCTTTATTTACCGTAATTGTTTTAGCGGTAGGTGTTAGTTTTGGGATTTTCACCGAGGTTTACCAACTGACTGGTGGTGGACCGAACTTCGCAACGAATACATGGCAAATGGAGATTTTCAACCAAGCATTTGTTAACTTGAATTCTGGTTATGCTTCGGCTATTTCTCTTATGGCTGCAACTGTAACGTTTGCATCGATTGGTGTTATTAAGAAAATGCTGGAGAAATGGGGTCAAAGAAATGGTTGGACATAA
- a CDS encoding alpha/beta hydrolase — protein MVACLCIHGFTGSPSEVKPLADYLREHTDWDVLAPTLPGHDHLRHLKNVTYKDWIVFVDSILSQMLKEDDEVYIIGFSMGGLLAGWLARHYPEVKKLVLLSTAVNAMEWPQLVENSKQVITEAKEVTLKNSPMFKRYQKKVTETPWTSTLQFKKMVALAKPVFEHIEIPTFIAQGSADQIVPAEKSVNFLMESIPGPKELFILEGSKHVICQDEQADKLFAAVLTFLQKDVAVLNAN, from the coding sequence ATGGTTGCTTGTTTGTGTATTCATGGTTTTACTGGTTCGCCGTCCGAGGTGAAGCCGCTCGCTGATTATTTGCGAGAGCATACAGATTGGGATGTTTTAGCACCCACATTACCTGGCCATGATCACCTGCGCCACTTAAAAAATGTGACGTATAAAGATTGGATCGTTTTTGTAGACAGCATTTTAAGTCAAATGTTGAAAGAAGACGATGAAGTATATATTATTGGTTTTTCCATGGGTGGTTTACTCGCGGGCTGGCTTGCGAGACATTACCCAGAAGTGAAAAAACTGGTACTTCTAAGCACAGCTGTAAATGCAATGGAGTGGCCGCAACTTGTCGAAAATTCCAAGCAAGTCATTACCGAGGCGAAAGAAGTGACCCTCAAAAATAGCCCGATGTTCAAACGCTACCAGAAGAAAGTAACGGAAACGCCTTGGACGTCGACGCTGCAGTTTAAAAAAATGGTCGCTTTAGCAAAACCAGTTTTTGAACATATTGAAATTCCAACTTTTATTGCACAAGGCAGTGCCGACCAAATAGTTCCTGCTGAAAAAAGTGTCAATTTCTTAATGGAAAGTATACCGGGACCGAAAGAATTATTTATTTTAGAAGGTTCGAAACACGTGATTTGTCAGGATGAACAAGCAGACAAATTATTTGCAGCTGTTTTAACATTTTTGCAAAAAGATGTGGCTGTGTTAAATGCAAATTAA